The window TTTAAATATTCAATTATATTTAAAATTTTCATTTTTACATTGACTGCTTTGATGCTTTTCCTATGTTTTTTATTTTTTTTTCTGTTTTTGATTAAAATTAATTGAATACTTTATTAATTTTAAATAAAAATTGATTATGAAAAAATTATTCAATGGTCTAATCATTCTCACGCTTTTATTATGTAGTTTTCAAAAAGAAAGTGAGACAGAGTTATCCGCTAATGCCACTGTTGCAACAGAAAATGACAGAATTATTTATCTGTTTTTTAAGGCAGATAAAGATCAATCAGGGATTGACAAAATCGTTCTCCAAAACAGCAGAATTTCAAATGGAAGATTGAAATACAGTGTTTCTTTTAAAAGAAATGAAGCTCAAAAAGGGGATTATATCATTACACTTGCAGAATCGGGAGGAAGAGAAATAGCCCAACAGCTTATAAAAAATCCGCTCAACCCTACATTAGAAGTTTACGAAAAAGAAGGAATTACAAGACAAAAAGCATCTCTTCAGAATGTAGAGTTCAGTGCAAGGTTTTCTTATTCTGAAAATATCCAACTTGTAAAAATTGAGAAAGTAACAGAGTCAGGAGTTCAACTATTATTCACTCAAAAACTATCATTATGAAAAAAGTTTTATTCTCCCTTTTGATAAGCAGCAGTTGTTTTGCTCAGGTATTTGAAACGGTTCCTCTTTTACAAAACGGCGATAACAGTAAACGTGTAGTGATTGCTGTACTAGGAGATGGATTTACCACTTCTGAACAAGCTGCATTTACGGCATCAGCGACTACTACTATAAATTATCTTTTTACAAAAAGCCCCTATAATCAGTATAAAAATTACTTCAATGCTTATGCTGTTAAAGTTGTCTCCACAGAATCTGGAGTGAAACACCCGGGAACTGCTACAGATGTTATTGAGCCGGTAATTCCTGTGTCTAATCCCAACAACTATCTTGGCTCTTCATTTGATTTTGGCGTTCACAGATGTATCTACAGTAATACCACTAATAAAGTAGGACAGGTACTGGCTGCTAGTATTCCTGATTATGACATTACATACATATTAGGTAACTCCACAGAATATGGAGGATGTGGCGGCACTTATGCTTTTGCTTCTTTAGCGGCTGCGTCCAATGAGATTGTAGTTCATGAATTAGGACACTCATTTGGGGAGTTAGCCGATGAATATTGGTTTGCAGGTTCACTTGAATCACCCAATAAGACCCAGAATTCTAATCCTGCTACAATAAAATGGAAAAACTGGATCGGGATAAATGGAATAGGAATCAATCCGTACACAGAGAGCCCAACATGGTTCAGACCTCATCAGAATTGCGAGATGAGATTTCTTGACAGACAATTTTGTTCCGTGTGTAAAGAAACGATCATTGAAAAAATCCATTCATTAGTTTCTCCTGTGGATTCTTTTACACCAGCAAATACCTCTTCAGTAAATGCTTCAGCGGATGTTACCTTTACAGTGAATGAAATACTTCCTGTTCCTAATACTCTAGTCAATTCTTGGAAGCTGAACGGAACCACACTTACAGCCACGGGAAATACACTTACTCTGAGCCCTTCACAACTTAATGCGGGAAGTAATACATTACTCTTTTCTGTTGTAGATGACAATCCTCTTTTGAAAGTGGATAATCATAGCAGTATACATATTACGAATGTTTCTTGGACATTAATAAAATCTACCCTTGGACTTTCTGAAGTGAATGCGGAAGAAAGAAGATTCAGCATCTATCCGAACCCTACAACAGGTGAATTTTATATAAAAGGAAAAAAAGACTTCTCGAAAAATGTGAATGTTGAAATATATGATGCTTCAGGAAAACGTATTCCTAATAAGTTTGAGCTAAGCGAACCCGCATCAATCAAAATTGATATTAAAAACTTTCCGACCGGAACTTATCTGATGAATATCATTGAAAATAAAAACATTATTATTTCCCAAAAGATTATAAAAGAATAAATTTAAGCTAGCAGAGATCGACTAACTAGTTGATCTCTGCTAGCTTTTTCTCTGCAATAGGAACCCAATTCCCATCATGGCGTAACAATAGAATTTTATTAACTAAAAATTTAGTTTTGTATTCTTGGTGCTCATATTTTTCCCAGGCTTTAAGATAATTTTCCCAGCTAAGATCCCTGTATCCTACAGTCATATGTGGGGTAAAAGAATATTTTGTAAAGTTAAACTGCTGTTTTACCCTATCGTGAAGATCTGTTAAAGAGAGATTGTCTTCAGGATGCACAAAAATCACCGGATTTTTGGGATTGGCAAAACTGCCGAAGCCATTCAATTCAATTTCAAAGGGTGAAAGGCTGGTGTTAATTTTTTGAAATGCAATGTGAATATCTTCTTCCAATTCCAGCTCTCTGGAGAAAGGAGGGAAAAGAGTAATATGGGCTTCATTTTTTAAGGCTTTGGAATTACCATAAGAAACTGCCATATCTCTTTTGAAAACCTTTATTTCTTCAATAATATCCTCAGGCGGATAGATGGCTATGAAGTACATTTTTTTCATAAAGCAAATTAAAAAATAAATTTAAATGTATAAAAAACTGCACAAAATGCGGGCTTTTCACCTATTTATTATTTATCTTCAGTACTAGATAAAAACTAGTGTCCTGATCTAAGCTGATTAAGAGTATTTTCAAGATGATCTGTGATCTTCTTCACTTCAATATGAGGTTTAAAGACCAGGCCTTTCCCTTTTTCTTCATCTGCAATATTAGAAAGGATAATCACGGAAGTCTTCGTTTCAGGGTAGTAGATATTCAGGGAAGGGGAGCCTTTTACATATCCACTGTGAAAATAAGAATTCGGCTTGCCTATGTTGAGCATGATTCCATAAGCATAGCCCATTTTTCCAAAGATAGCATGTCTTCTTTCCGCACTTTTTGCCATGAAAAGTGTAAGGGTTTCAGGTTTTAGAATTTTTCCACTATACAATGCATTATTCCATGTATGAAGATCCTGAATAGTAGAAAGAATTCCTCCGGCAGGTGTCCCGATTTCTTTACCTCCTAATCTTTTGGGCATGTTGGGAACTTCCTGAAACTGATTTGTATTTCCAAGGTAGGCTGATGCAAAATTAGAGCCTTTAAAAATATCTCCGGTTGAAGATTGGGCCATTCCTGCTTTTTTAAACAATTCCAACGCATTGTCATCGTATGATTTTCCAGATACCGTTTCTACAATTTTTCCTAGTGCATTAAATCCATCATTGGAATAGTAGAAATCTGTTCCACTTTTAAACATCAGTTTCCCACCCATCAAATTCAATCCTGAAGTGTGGTTCAAAAGCTGATGAATCGTAATATTTTCATACTCTTTGATCTGAAATTCCTTTAAATACTTAGAAACTTTATCCGTCACATTTAATTTTCCCTGCTCCATCTGAAGTAAAATCATAACGGCAGTGAACTGCTTGCTTACAGATCCGATGGCAAAAATGGTATTGCTGTCTATTTTAGCTTTTCTCTTAAAATCAGAATACCCGCTTTCTTTTCTGTAAAGAGGAAGGGAATCCTTGAAAACCGCAATACTTCCATTGAAATGATACTTTTTGAATACAGAATCAATCTGCTGTTCCAAAAGGGTTTTCTGAAAAGCAGTGATGGTAGAATCAACAATGGCTTTTTTATCAACGGGTGGTGGTGGAGTTTCTGTTTTACATGATAATAAAAAACAAAAGGGAAGAAGGAACAATAAATTTTTGATCACGGGTGTTTATTTTTTGAAATTAAAATTGATATTCTTAAAGATACTGAAATTTTTAAGAGCGTTGTAGGATGCAAAATGCGTGCTAAGAAGGGATATTTAACGTAATTAATGTACATTTAATGGTTCTTTGAAGACTATTCAATACATTTGAATAGATTATATGTAATCCTTACATCATGAAAGAGCATTTGAAAAATGATTCAGTGAACATAAGCCATCTATTGGACATTATAAAAAAACAAAGTACTGAATATCTGAACAGTCTTGCAGACAGACCAACCTCTATCACTAGCACGTTTATATCAGAAGCAATAGATATTCCGGAGTATGGCTACGGAACGGAAGAAGTCATAAAACTATTCAATAAAAGATTTGAACCTATTATGGTAGGGTCGGCTGGACCGAGATATCTTGGATTTGTTACCGGAGGCGCTACTCCAGCTTCTGTGGCAGGTGATTGGCTTACTAGCATTTATGACCAAAATACCCAATCCACAAAAGGCCAGGGAGATATTTCAGCAAATGTAGAAATGGAAACAATAAAGCTTATCCTGGAGCTGTTGGAACTTCCTGATAGCTTTTTAGGTGGTTTTGTAACAGGAGCAACAATGTCGAATTTTACCTGTCTGGCAGTTGCCCGTCAATGGCTGGGAAAAGAAAAAGGAAGAGATTTTGCTAAAGAAGGAATTTCTGAAACCATCAAAGTGCTTACGGCAACTCCCCACTCTTCATCTATAAAGTCTTTATCTCTTTTAGGGATGGGCAGCAATAACATCATCAAAATTAGAACAGATGGGGATGATCGTGAAGCCATTTCTATTAAAGATCTGGAAGAACAAATTATAAAGCTAAATGGTGAACCGTTTATATTGATCTCCAGCGGAGGAACAGTAAATACTGTGGATTTTGATGATTTTATACAAATAAAAAGTTAAAGGAAACATATAATTTCTGGTGGCATATTGATGCAGCATTCGGAGGTTTCGCAGCCTGTTCTGATCATTATAAGCATCTTGTTGAAGGTTGGGAGTATGCAGACAGTATTACCATAGATTGTCATAAATGGCTGAATGTACCTTACGAAAGTGCTATATTTCTGGTAAAACAACAATATAATATTTTGCAGGTAGAAACTTTTCAGAACTCAAATGCTCCCTATTTAGTTGATCCGCTGGCTGATTTCAGTTATTTAAATTTTCTTCCTGAGAACTCAAGACGATTAAAGGCGCTTCCTGCCTGGTTTTCTATAATGGCCTATGGTAAGCAAGGATATCGGGACATTGTAGAAAATAATGTTTCACTGGCCCGAAATTTTGGAATACTGATTGAAAATAGCAATGATTTTAAACTTTTAGCTCCAGTACGCCTCAATACAGTATGTTTTACTCTCAAAGATGATGACAAACAGAGTGAGGTAGGAAGATTTCTTGAAATGCTTAATCATACAGGAAAAGTTTTTATGACTCCCACTTTTTATAATCAGCATAAAGGCATCCGTGCAGCTTTTGTCAATTGGAAAACCACAGAAACAGATGTTCAATTAATCTTTGATACGATGAACAATATTATTACACAGTTAAAATAAAATTTTAATGCCACGAATACCTTTTGCAAATCTAAAGGTATTCGTGGCAAAAAAATAGGGGTTTTATTCTGGAATCAGATCGCAGAACCAGAAAACATATTCTTCATCCTCATCCTCCGGATTGGTTTTCGGTTTAGGATATGTCTTTTTTACTGTTTCTCCAATTTCAAACTGAACCGGACTTTTAAAAATAGGGCCATCAAAAGTAAACGTATGAAATTCCCCATTTTCTCCACAAGGATCTACATTTTCAGGAAGATCATCAAGGAACTGCTGGTCAATGATTCTTCCCGCAAAGCTTTTATCAAGATAAGTACCATTTACACAGGTTACAATTGTTTTAAATCCCAATTTTAAAAATTCCCGGATGAGGTCTGAGGTATTTTGTTTCCAAAGAGGAAAGACAGCCTGCATTCCGATGGTATTTAATTGTTTTTCCCTGTACTGGCGAAGATCTTCCAGAAAAATATCTCCGAAAATGGAATGGGTAATACCCTGAGCTTGTATTTCAGCCATTGTGGTATTCATTATTTCCTGATATTCTTCCATGGAAGGTTCTTTTGGGAGTTCCATTTTAATAAGGGGAATGCCAAGGAGGGAAGCTTGCTGCTCCAACAGAAGAATATGAACACCATGCATGGAAATTCTTTGAAACTCTTTATTAATGCTGGTTAAGAGGGTATAGACTTCATACTGATCTTCCTGTAAAATTTTGTGAAGAGCCAATGCAGAATCTTTTCCGCTGCTCCAATTAAATAAGGCTTTAGGCTTCATTACTCCAAATTTCTATTTATCCTGCAATTTTATGACAAAATTTGTAACATTTTGGTGATTTATAGAGTCTAATTGTTATAATAGACTTGAAAACACTCAAAATTAAACAGATTTAAAATAAAACACATGAAAAATCTATTGGTTGGGACGGCTGTCCTATTTTTCACGGGAATCGCGACCCCACTATTTTCGCAGAAAGCGGAAGCTCCAAAATTTGTAAACAATACAGAGGGAGTAAAAGAATATACCCTGGGTAACGGGATGAAAGTTCTTTTGATTCCGGATTCTTCACAAAGTAATATGGTGGTAAACATTATTTACAATGTAGGGTCTAAGCACGAAGGGTATGGAGAAAAGGGAATGGCTCATTTACTCGAGCACATGTTATTTAAAAGCACTAAGAAATTAGGGGATATTAAAAAACAATTGTCAGATAAAGGAGGTGATGCCAATGGGACAACCTGGTATGACAGAACAAATTATTACGAAATCTTTCCTTCCAGTGATGAAAACCTGAAATGGGCCTTAGAAATGGAAGCTGACAGAATGGTGAATGCAACGATTCTTCAATCTGATTTGGATAAAGAGTTTTCTGTAGTAAGAAACGAATTTGAGATCGGTGAAAATAATCCTGGATCCGTTTTAATGGAGCGTATAGTTTCCACGGCTTATTTATGGCACAACTATGGAAACAGTACCATTGGAAGTAAAGAAGATATTGAAAGAGTAAAAGCACCAACGCTTAGAAAATTCTATGAAAAACATTATCAGCCAGACAATGCTACTCTTGTTGTAGCAGGTAAATTTGATGAAAAACAGGCTTTAAATTATATTTCTCAATACTTCTCGGTGATTCCGCGACCTTCAAGAGTTTTAGATCAGACCTATACTGTAGAGCCTGCTCAGGACGGAGAACGTTTTGTAGAACTGAAGCGTTCAGGAGACAGCAAAATCGTTGGGGCATTGTATCATACAGCACCTTATGCAGATAAAGATTATGCTGCACTAGATGCGTTATCGGAAATTTTAACGGCAGATCCTTCAGGATACTTATATAAAGCCATGATTGATTCACATAAAGCAGCCTCTGTTTATTCTTACCAGCCAACGGTAAGAGATGCGGCATTTATGTATTTCGGTTTGGAAGTTCCTGCAGATAAAGATGTGAAAGCGGTAGAGGGCGAGTTCAGAGCAGAGCTGGATAAAGTTTCAACCATTAAGTATACAGAGCAGGATGTTGCAAGAGCAAAAGCTAAAATTTTAAAGCAAATAGAGAATACAAAAAACAACACAATCAATTTCGCGATTGAGCTTACTGAAATTGTTGGAGCTGGAAATTATAAGTTAGGAATGCTATACCGCGATACTATTGAAAAACTGACTTTGGCCGATATCCAGAGAGTTGCTGATAAATATTTTAAAACCAATAACCGGACAGTAGGGGTATTTGTGCCTGCTAAAGATGAGATAAGAGTTAAAAATATAGAATATTCTGATGGCCAGATTGCTGCTCTAACGAAAGATTACAAAGGAAAAGCTTTAGAAAAAGAAGTAGCTCCTTTTGAAGCAAGCATTAAAAACCTAAAAGCTAATCTTTCTGAAGGAAAATTAAGCAACGGAATGAAGTATGGAGTTATTAAGAAAGAAATTAAAGGTGGAAAAGTATTGGGAAGCTTCCGTTTTCCTGTAAGTAATGCCAAAGACTTAAGCGGAAAATCTCAAATAGGAGCTTTAATGGCCCAAGTAATGAAAACGGGGACTAAGACTCACACCAAAGAGCAGATTCAGGATATGCTGGATCAATGGAAATCTTCCATCAGCTTCTCATTCAAAGGGCAGACATTATCTGCTAATGTAAGTACATACAAAGAGCATTTACCGAAAGTAATGGATCTTATGAAAGAAATCCTTACAGAATCTAACTTCCCTGAAGCAGAATTAGCCAAAACCGTCAATGAATACAATACCTATCTGGAAGGTTCTTTAAATGACCCACAGGCATTGGCATTTACAGAGATTGGAAAAGTTACAGAAAACTATCCTAAAGAAAGTATTTATTATACTCCATCTTTCAAAGAACAGATTGAAGCCAATAAAACAATCAAAAGACAGGAGCTTGTAGACTTCTACAATAAGATTATAGGAAGTAATAATGGAGTAGGAACCATGATTGGAGATTTGGATTCAAAAACAGCTTCTTCATTAATGGAAAATACATTCGGGAAATGGAACTCCAAATCTAACTATGAACAAATCAAACCTGAGCTTTTTGCTACGAAAAAAGAAGATAAGGTCTATTTAACTCCGGATAAAGAAAACGGAGCTGCTGTTGGAAAGATTAGTTTCTCTATGAATAGACAGAGTGCTGATTATCCGGCATTATTGATTGCTAATGAAATGCTGGGTAGTGGAGGATTCATGACGGCAAGAATTCCTATGAGACTGCGTGAAAAAGAAGGAATCAGTTATGGAGCAGGTTCATATATGGGCGTTCCGGCAGATAATGATGTAGCATCATGGGGCTGGTATGCATTCTTTAATCCAACTAAAAAAGATGCTGTAAACAAAGCCTTAAAAGAAGAGGTGAATAAAGCGGTGAAAGAAGGGTTTACTGAGGAGGAATTTAAATCTAACTTAACTTCATGGCTGACTTCAAGAAAAACAAGCTTAGGAAATGATAGTACCCTGATGGGGCTTGTCAACTCTCAGCTTCAATATGGAATTCCTTTGGAGGATTATGATACACTGGAAGCAAAAGTTTCAGCCTTAAAGGTAGGTCAGGTAAACGATGTTCTTAAAAAATATATCAGTGAAGATAAGCTGACTTCTGTTTTTGCAGGGGATTTTAATAAGAAATAATTTCAGACACATATAAAGAAAAACCGCAGAGTCCTCTGTGGTTTTATTTTTTTAATATCTTTGATAATAACTTCTATTATCGTTCTTTCAGCTTCCTGCATTTTACTTAATATCTTTTATTTTCAATTTCTCTGATAGGGATAAAATCACCATTGAAATAATCAATTTTCATTTCATAAGGAGCAATAGGAGTACTCATGATAGAAACTCCCACACTTCCATAGGAGAATGAGGGGAGAATGTTTAAATTAGGCGAATTGGGATTTAACTTTATCTTTCCGGCAAAATAATAATCGTTGTCTTTCTTCTCAGCTTTTGTAAACAGGTTTTCTACGGAAAGATAGGGATAAAGCTCACCTTTGTATATAATTGCATAGATATTGTCTTTTTTAATCTCTTTTTCTTTGCCATCCACTGTTTCATAGATTCTTACTATTTTAGGAGCATTACCATAGAATTTCACATGGGTAATTTCTTTATTGGGCAGCTGATTTTTTAAAGCCTGATAATCATTATATACTCCATCTTTCAATGCAGAAGCGTTGAAAATACTGATAGATTCTTTAGCAGCACCTTCAAAGTCTTTAATTTGCTGATAGGTGTAATGATGGCTGGTTTGTGGTTTTTTAGAGGCATTTACAGCAATAAGATCAACAAGGAACTCACTGCCTTTCTGAAGCATTTCTTTGGTAACATCGGACTTCGCCTTGTGGTCAATGATATGGTTCACCTGATCCATTAAAGAATAAGTGCCATCCTCATTTTTTGAAAATAAAAATGCCTGAAAATAACAATAGACGTGAACGGCGATTTCAGAAAAATAAAG of the Chryseobacterium capnotolerans genome contains:
- a CDS encoding serine hydrolase domain-containing protein, which encodes MIKNLLFLLPFCFLLSCKTETPPPPVDKKAIVDSTITAFQKTLLEQQIDSVFKKYHFNGSIAVFKDSLPLYRKESGYSDFKRKAKIDSNTIFAIGSVSKQFTAVMILLQMEQGKLNVTDKVSKYLKEFQIKEYENITIHQLLNHTSGLNLMGGKLMFKSGTDFYYSNDGFNALGKIVETVSGKSYDDNALELFKKAGMAQSSTGDIFKGSNFASAYLGNTNQFQEVPNMPKRLGGKEIGTPAGGILSTIQDLHTWNNALYSGKILKPETLTLFMAKSAERRHAIFGKMGYAYGIMLNIGKPNSYFHSGYVKGSPSLNIYYPETKTSVIILSNIADEEKGKGLVFKPHIEVKKITDHLENTLNQLRSGH
- a CDS encoding 2'-5' RNA ligase family protein; amino-acid sequence: MKKMYFIAIYPPEDIIEEIKVFKRDMAVSYGNSKALKNEAHITLFPPFSRELELEEDIHIAFQKINTSLSPFEIELNGFGSFANPKNPVIFVHPEDNLSLTDLHDRVKQQFNFTKYSFTPHMTVGYRDLSWENYLKAWEKYEHQEYKTKFLVNKILLLRHDGNWVPIAEKKLAEIN
- a CDS encoding M64 family metallopeptidase is translated as MKKVLFSLLISSSCFAQVFETVPLLQNGDNSKRVVIAVLGDGFTTSEQAAFTASATTTINYLFTKSPYNQYKNYFNAYAVKVVSTESGVKHPGTATDVIEPVIPVSNPNNYLGSSFDFGVHRCIYSNTTNKVGQVLAASIPDYDITYILGNSTEYGGCGGTYAFASLAAASNEIVVHELGHSFGELADEYWFAGSLESPNKTQNSNPATIKWKNWIGINGIGINPYTESPTWFRPHQNCEMRFLDRQFCSVCKETIIEKIHSLVSPVDSFTPANTSSVNASADVTFTVNEILPVPNTLVNSWKLNGTTLTATGNTLTLSPSQLNAGSNTLLFSVVDDNPLLKVDNHSSIHITNVSWTLIKSTLGLSEVNAEERRFSIYPNPTTGEFYIKGKKDFSKNVNVEIYDASGKRIPNKFELSEPASIKIDIKNFPTGTYLMNIIENKNIIISQKIIKE
- a CDS encoding pyridoxal-dependent decarboxylase, with the protein product MDIIKKQSTEYLNSLADRPTSITSTFISEAIDIPEYGYGTEEVIKLFNKRFEPIMVGSAGPRYLGFVTGGATPASVAGDWLTSIYDQNTQSTKGQGDISANVEMETIKLILELLELPDSFLGGFVTGATMSNFTCLAVARQWLGKEKGRDFAKEGISETIKVLTATPHSSSIKSLSLLGMGSNNIIKIRTDGDDREAISIKDLEEQIIKLNGEPFILISSGGTVNTVDFDDFIQIKS
- a CDS encoding diphthine--ammonia ligase; this translates as MKPKALFNWSSGKDSALALHKILQEDQYEVYTLLTSINKEFQRISMHGVHILLLEQQASLLGIPLIKMELPKEPSMEEYQEIMNTTMAEIQAQGITHSIFGDIFLEDLRQYREKQLNTIGMQAVFPLWKQNTSDLIREFLKLGFKTIVTCVNGTYLDKSFAGRIIDQQFLDDLPENVDPCGENGEFHTFTFDGPIFKSPVQFEIGETVKKTYPKPKTNPEDEDEEYVFWFCDLIPE
- a CDS encoding M16 family metallopeptidase, which translates into the protein MKNLLVGTAVLFFTGIATPLFSQKAEAPKFVNNTEGVKEYTLGNGMKVLLIPDSSQSNMVVNIIYNVGSKHEGYGEKGMAHLLEHMLFKSTKKLGDIKKQLSDKGGDANGTTWYDRTNYYEIFPSSDENLKWALEMEADRMVNATILQSDLDKEFSVVRNEFEIGENNPGSVLMERIVSTAYLWHNYGNSTIGSKEDIERVKAPTLRKFYEKHYQPDNATLVVAGKFDEKQALNYISQYFSVIPRPSRVLDQTYTVEPAQDGERFVELKRSGDSKIVGALYHTAPYADKDYAALDALSEILTADPSGYLYKAMIDSHKAASVYSYQPTVRDAAFMYFGLEVPADKDVKAVEGEFRAELDKVSTIKYTEQDVARAKAKILKQIENTKNNTINFAIELTEIVGAGNYKLGMLYRDTIEKLTLADIQRVADKYFKTNNRTVGVFVPAKDEIRVKNIEYSDGQIAALTKDYKGKALEKEVAPFEASIKNLKANLSEGKLSNGMKYGVIKKEIKGGKVLGSFRFPVSNAKDLSGKSQIGALMAQVMKTGTKTHTKEQIQDMLDQWKSSISFSFKGQTLSANVSTYKEHLPKVMDLMKEILTESNFPEAELAKTVNEYNTYLEGSLNDPQALAFTEIGKVTENYPKESIYYTPSFKEQIEANKTIKRQELVDFYNKIIGSNNGVGTMIGDLDSKTASSLMENTFGKWNSKSNYEQIKPELFATKKEDKVYLTPDKENGAAVGKISFSMNRQSADYPALLIANEMLGSGGFMTARIPMRLREKEGISYGAGSYMGVPADNDVASWGWYAFFNPTKKDAVNKALKEEVNKAVKEGFTEEEFKSNLTSWLTSRKTSLGNDSTLMGLVNSQLQYGIPLEDYDTLEAKVSALKVGQVNDVLKKYISEDKLTSVFAGDFNKK
- a CDS encoding pyridoxal phosphate-dependent decarboxylase family protein, with protein sequence MDAAFGGFAACSDHYKHLVEGWEYADSITIDCHKWLNVPYESAIFLVKQQYNILQVETFQNSNAPYLVDPLADFSYLNFLPENSRRLKALPAWFSIMAYGKQGYRDIVENNVSLARNFGILIENSNDFKLLAPVRLNTVCFTLKDDDKQSEVGRFLEMLNHTGKVFMTPTFYNQHKGIRAAFVNWKTTETDVQLIFDTMNNIITQLK